The Aestuariibaculum lutulentum genome segment ACAACCCAGACAACAACCTAACTATCTTCTCTGACAATAACCAAATGGTGTTTTTACCGTATTTAACAAAGCCATTACTTTTTATCAAGTTATTTGCTACTTTTACTAAATTCAATTTTGAAATTATTTATTAATAGTTATTTTTGTTGAATTTGAAAAGATTTTAAACTATCATTCCTGCCGCAATAGTCTCATTGGTGGCATCATCAACCAGAATAATACTACCTGTGGTTCTGTTTTCTCTGTATGAATCGACCATTAACGGTTTTGTGGTGCGAATTTTAACTTTAGAGATTGAGTTCATACTCAAAACCTTATCTTCACTATTACGTTCTAAGGTGTTAATATCTATTTTATAAACCACCTCTTTAATCATTGCTTTTTGATCATTAGACGTATGCTTAATGGTATATTTTGCACGCGGTTTAGCTTCGGTATTGTTCAGCCAGCATAACATTACTTCTATATCCTGTGACGCCTCTGGTTTATTATTGGAACGCACTAACATATCGCCACGGCTAATATCAATATCGTCTTCTAAAGTAATAGATACAGACATTGGAGCAAAAGCTTCATCAAGATCCTTGTCAAAAGCATCAATGGATTTTATTTTTGATGTAAACCCTGAAGGCATGACTGTTACCTCATCTCCTTTTCTAAACACACCACTTGCAATACGTCCGGCATAGCCTCTGTAGTCAATAAACCCTTCGCGTTGTGGACGTAATACGGTTTGTACAGGAAAACGCGCATCTACCTTATTAATATCACTACTAATATGCATCGTCTCTAAAGTATGTAATAATGGTGCACCTTGGTACCAATCCATATGTTCAGAGCGATTAACAACGTTATCGCCTAACAAAGCACTCATTGGAATGAATCTCACGTCTTTTACTAAAAGCTTAGAGGAGAACTCTTCAAATTGACTTAAAACGTTATTATAAGCTTCCTCTTTATACTCAACTAAATCCATTTTGTTAACACAAACAATAATATGAGGTATTTGAAGTAATGATGCTATAAAAGCATGTCTGCGAGTCTGCTCAATAACACCATGACGTGCATCAACTAAAATTAATGCCGCATTAGCTGTTGATGCTCCAGTAACCATGTTACGAGTATACTGAATATGTCCTGGAGTATCTGCTATTATAAATTTACGTTTTGGTGTTGTAAAATATCTGTAAGCAACATCAATTGTAATACCTTGTTCACGTTCGTCTCTTAAACCATCTGTAAACAATGCTAAATCTACTCCTTCATGACCTTTTCGTTTACTAGTATTTTCTATAGCTTCTAATTGGTCTTCAAAAATAGATTTTGAATCGTATAATAAACGCCCAATTAGCGTACTTTTTCCATCATCTACACTTCCTGCTGTTGTGAATCTTAGTAATTGATTATTATCTATCATAATATGTTGAATGAGATGCTGAAACAAGTTCAGCATGACAATGTTTTTAAATTTTAAAAATACCCCTGGCGTTTACGATCTTCCATAGCCGATTCTGATCGTTTATCATCACTTCTGTTTCCTCTCTCAGTTTGACGCATAGCTGATACTTCCTGAGCTATTTTCTCAACCGTATCAGCATCCGATTCAATTCCTCCTGTTATGGTAATATCTCCCAAGGTTCTAAAACGTATTTTCCTCGTAACAACCTCCTCATTTTCTTCAAGATTTAAAAATTCTGAATTAGGAATCCATGAATTTTGACGCCAAACCACTTCTCTTTCATGAGCAAAATAAAGTGATGGTATTTCTATATTTTCTCTTTTTATGTAATTCCAGACATCCATTTCTGTCCAGTTACTAATTGGGAATGCTCTAAAATGTTCGCCTTCGAAATGTTTTCCGTTAAAGATATTCCAAAGCTCTGGACGTTGGTTTTTTGGATCCCATTGCCCAAAATCGTCTCGATGCGAAAAGAAACGCTCCTTAGCTCTTGCTTTTTCTTCATCACGACGACCGCCACCAATAGCACAATCTACTTTATTAGACTCTATAGCGTCTAAAAGTGTAGTTATTTGTAGGGCATTACGTGTTGCATTTTTACCTTTTTCCTCTGCTACACGACCTTCATCTATAGATTCCTGAACAGATCCTACAATTAAATTAACACCTAATTCTTCAATTAAATCGTCTCTGAATTTAATAGTTTCAGGGAAATTATGCCCCGTATCGACATGCATTAAAGAAAAAGGTATTTTAGAAGGGTAAAAGGCCTTTTTTGCCAAATGAGTAACTACTATTGAATCCTTTCCTCCTGAAAATAAAATCACTGGATTTTGAAATTGTGCCCATACTTCTCTTAAAACGTAAATGGCTTCAGACTCTAACTCGTCTAAATAATTTAAATAATACTTACTCATGTGTTTTTAATTCTAATTTATCTTTAATCGCTTGAAAAATAATTTCAACAGATTCTTCTATTGTATTTAAATGAGACACCTCAACATCAGGATTCACTGGGGTTTCATAAGGTGCTGAAATACCGGTCATATTCTTAATTTCACCTGCTCTTGCCTTTTTATACAACCCTTTTACATCGCGCTTTTCACATTCTTCAAGGCTTGTATTTACAAATACTTCAAAGAAATTTTCAACGCCAACGGTTTCTCCTATAAACTTTCTATCCTTTTCATAAGGCGCTACAAAAGCAGCTAATACAACAACACCAGCATCAATAAATAACTTTGAAATTTCTCCTATTCGCCTGTTATTTTCAGACCGGTCTTCAGGTGAAAATCCTAAATTTTTATTAATTCCGCGTCTCACATTATCACCGTCTAAAACATAAGTATGTACTTTAGATTCATGTAATTTTTCCTCTAAAGCATTAGCTAATGTAGACTTACCTGAACCTGATAAACCTGTAAAAAACACTAAAAAAGAATTATGGCCATTTAATTGTTGGCGTTCTAATCTAGTGATTTTGTACTCGTGTGCTGTGATGTTTTTTTCCATTCCTTTAATCGTCTTCTTTTTTCTATACCAAAATCTATTTTATACCATGTTCTTTCATGTAAATAATATAAAATCATTTTTGTTAGTACTTCAGCAATGCCTATACTAAAACCCGTTAACGGATTTCCTGAAATTACCCAGGCTAACAACATGGTATCTATTGTCCCTAATAATCTCCATGTAACTGTTTTTAGCAGATGTCTTTTTTTACTTTCTTTTATTTTGACTTTAAACCAAACTTGCTCATGACAATAATACAAAAGCATTTTTGTAATAACCTCAAAAGCTCCAATTTTCAAACCAGTTAAAGGATTTCCTGTAATTATCCAAGATAAAACTATGGTATCGATAGTTCCTACAATCCTCCAAGTAATGGCTTTAGCGATATGTCTTTTAGATAGGCTTAAAGGCATTACTTTGTTACCAAGAAATAATTATTAAGTAAATTTTCTCTATTATATTTCATTGGTTCATTTGTTGTTTGATTCAAAACCTTAAGTCCGACGGCCTCACAAATAGCTTGTCCTGCTGCTGTATCCCACTCCATAGTTGGGGCAAATCTAGGGTATACATCTGCTTGTCCTTCAGCCACCAAACAAAACTTTAAAGAGCTTCCTTTTGATACTATTTCTATGTCATTTCCATTATGCTTTAAGCCTTCTACATAATTCAATGTATCTTCATTCATATGAGAACGACTCCCTACTACCTTAACTATACCATTAACCTCTTGATTAGGTTTTAGTATATCTTCTTCTTTAAACAAAACGCCATTAATATCTTCAATATTATCAGCAAATACAGTCTTATAGGCCTTAGATTTACTTTCGTTTGTATAATATAATTCCTTGGTTACTGGAACATAAATTACACCTAACTTAGTAATTCCATTTTCTACTAAGGCTATATTAACCGTAAACTCTCCGTTCTTTTTTATAAACTCCTTAGTACCATCTATTGGATCTACAATCCAACATTGTTTCCATTCCTTCCTAATGGAATAAGGTAATTGTTTATTCTCTTCACTTATAATTGGAAGATTAGTTTCTTGAAGTAAGGTTACAATAATTTTATTGGAAACTAAATCTGCTTCGGTAAGAGGCGACTCGTCTTCTTTATATTCTACAGAGAAATCCTTATTGTATATTTTAAGGATAGCCTCTCCGGCTTTTAATGCAGCTGTAATTGCTATTTTTAAATTTTTATCTATTAACATACCACGAATACATTTTTTCTACACCTTCTTTTAATTCGATTTTATGTTTCCACCCTAAGTTATTTAGCTTAGATACATCTGTAAGCTTTCTCATGGTTCCGTCAGGTTTATCAGTATTAAATACTAAATTTCCTTTAAATCCAATAATGTCTTTTATCGTCTCGGCGAGTTCTTTTATAGACACGTCGGTTCCAGTTCCGATATTAATGTGAGTGTTTCGGATTTCTGCTCCTATGGAAAAAGATTCTGAAACAAGTTCAGAATGACATGTAAGCGAAGGATGACAGTCTTTAAAATCTCTGTTTTCCATTAAAAACACACAGGCATCAGCCATATCTTCACTCCACAGAAATTCGCGTTTAGGATTTCCTGAACCCCATATTTCAACACTATTTTCAGAAACACCAAACTTTGATAAATAGGCTTTAGCGTCTTCAATAGTTGAAACCCCTAAATCTTTAACAACTTCATCGTATTTTGATTCGGATAATAACTTCGCCAAATGTATTTTACGAATCAACGCTGGTAATACGTGTGACTTTTCTAAATCAAAATTATCATTGGGACCATACAAGTTGGTTGGCATCACCGAAATGAAATTCGTGCCATATTGCAAATTATAACTTTCGCACATTTTAATACCCGCTATTTTTGCGATGGCATAAGGCTCGTTAGTGTACTCCAAAGTATCGGTTAACAAATACTCCTCTTTCATGGGTTGAGGCGCGTATTTAGGGTAAATGCAGGTACTTCCTAAAAACAACAGCTTTTTTACATTATGAATATAACTTTGATGAATCACATTGTTCTGAATC includes the following:
- the cysN gene encoding sulfate adenylyltransferase subunit CysN — encoded protein: MIDNNQLLRFTTAGSVDDGKSTLIGRLLYDSKSIFEDQLEAIENTSKRKGHEGVDLALFTDGLRDEREQGITIDVAYRYFTTPKRKFIIADTPGHIQYTRNMVTGASTANAALILVDARHGVIEQTRRHAFIASLLQIPHIIVCVNKMDLVEYKEEAYNNVLSQFEEFSSKLLVKDVRFIPMSALLGDNVVNRSEHMDWYQGAPLLHTLETMHISSDINKVDARFPVQTVLRPQREGFIDYRGYAGRIASGVFRKGDEVTVMPSGFTSKIKSIDAFDKDLDEAFAPMSVSITLEDDIDISRGDMLVRSNNKPEASQDIEVMLCWLNNTEAKPRAKYTIKHTSNDQKAMIKEVVYKIDINTLERNSEDKVLSMNSISKVKIRTTKPLMVDSYRENRTTGSIILVDDATNETIAAGMIV
- the cysD gene encoding sulfate adenylyltransferase subunit CysD gives rise to the protein MSKYYLNYLDELESEAIYVLREVWAQFQNPVILFSGGKDSIVVTHLAKKAFYPSKIPFSLMHVDTGHNFPETIKFRDDLIEELGVNLIVGSVQESIDEGRVAEEKGKNATRNALQITTLLDAIESNKVDCAIGGGRRDEEKARAKERFFSHRDDFGQWDPKNQRPELWNIFNGKHFEGEHFRAFPISNWTEMDVWNYIKRENIEIPSLYFAHEREVVWRQNSWIPNSEFLNLEENEEVVTRKIRFRTLGDITITGGIESDADTVEKIAQEVSAMRQTERGNRSDDKRSESAMEDRKRQGYF
- the cysC gene encoding adenylyl-sulfate kinase produces the protein MEKNITAHEYKITRLERQQLNGHNSFLVFFTGLSGSGKSTLANALEEKLHESKVHTYVLDGDNVRRGINKNLGFSPEDRSENNRRIGEISKLFIDAGVVVLAAFVAPYEKDRKFIGETVGVENFFEVFVNTSLEECEKRDVKGLYKKARAGEIKNMTGISAPYETPVNPDVEVSHLNTIEESVEIIFQAIKDKLELKTHE
- a CDS encoding DUF2061 domain-containing protein — translated: MPLSLSKRHIAKAITWRIVGTIDTIVLSWIITGNPLTGLKIGAFEVITKMLLYYCHEQVWFKVKIKESKKRHLLKTVTWRLLGTIDTMLLAWVISGNPLTGFSIGIAEVLTKMILYYLHERTWYKIDFGIEKRRRLKEWKKTSQHTSTKSLD
- the cysQ gene encoding 3'(2'),5'-bisphosphate nucleotidase CysQ; protein product: MDKNLKIAITAALKAGEAILKIYNKDFSVEYKEDESPLTEADLVSNKIIVTLLQETNLPIISEENKQLPYSIRKEWKQCWIVDPIDGTKEFIKKNGEFTVNIALVENGITKLGVIYVPVTKELYYTNESKSKAYKTVFADNIEDINGVLFKEEDILKPNQEVNGIVKVVGSRSHMNEDTLNYVEGLKHNGNDIEIVSKGSSLKFCLVAEGQADVYPRFAPTMEWDTAAGQAICEAVGLKVLNQTTNEPMKYNRENLLNNYFLVTK
- a CDS encoding GDP-L-fucose synthase family protein codes for the protein MNKNAKIYVAGHRGLVGSAILKNLQLKGYSNIVTRTHKELDLTNQVDVASFFKEEEPEYVFLAAAKVGGIVANNVYRADFIYENMMIQNNVIHQSYIHNVKKLLFLGSTCIYPKYAPQPMKEEYLLTDTLEYTNEPYAIAKIAGIKMCESYNLQYGTNFISVMPTNLYGPNDNFDLEKSHVLPALIRKIHLAKLLSESKYDEVVKDLGVSTIEDAKAYLSKFGVSENSVEIWGSGNPKREFLWSEDMADACVFLMENRDFKDCHPSLTCHSELVSESFSIGAEIRNTHINIGTGTDVSIKELAETIKDIIGFKGNLVFNTDKPDGTMRKLTDVSKLNNLGWKHKIELKEGVEKMYSWYVNR